A genomic segment from Dietzia psychralcaliphila encodes:
- a CDS encoding Ig-like domain-containing protein produces METDYRVLCGAGSVPTGGAEFASVAGQYRGSMSLGPTITVQRMGTSVFLAQPTNPEVGQQVTLRVTTSGVPDGGQVVFNVDGQNVGNATVSANQATLPWAPSGAGAKQVRASFAQTGTHGGSVSQVREVIVSPSNVASTVTVVATGTPKVGLSTQLTASVSPAGAGGEVVFLDEGAQIGAAPVGEDGTASIDWVPSAGGERTIDANFSGRSGVAPSNGAIPVTVAAADPSDVATTTTLDPIATTPVGQQITLRAVVNAGMAGGIVSFYDGNNLIGTAPVQSDGTATLPWNPTTDGERTVRAVFSGHGVYLSSQGTRQAIITPQVVNPEPDPDPEPTDPATGSLGSLTDSLGGGAGGAGALSSLGS; encoded by the coding sequence ATGGAGACGGACTACCGCGTGCTGTGTGGCGCGGGGAGCGTCCCGACCGGGGGTGCGGAGTTCGCCTCCGTCGCGGGCCAGTACCGGGGTTCGATGTCGCTCGGCCCGACCATCACCGTCCAGCGTATGGGCACCTCGGTATTTCTGGCACAGCCCACCAACCCGGAGGTCGGCCAGCAGGTCACACTGAGGGTCACGACCTCCGGCGTCCCCGATGGTGGTCAGGTCGTCTTCAACGTGGATGGCCAGAACGTCGGCAATGCCACTGTCTCAGCAAATCAGGCGACGCTTCCGTGGGCGCCGTCCGGCGCGGGTGCCAAGCAGGTTCGTGCCAGTTTTGCGCAGACCGGCACCCACGGAGGCTCTGTGTCGCAGGTACGTGAGGTGATCGTCTCGCCGAGCAACGTCGCTTCCACCGTGACAGTCGTGGCCACGGGCACACCGAAGGTCGGACTGAGTACGCAACTCACCGCGTCGGTCTCGCCGGCGGGCGCCGGTGGCGAGGTCGTATTCCTTGACGAGGGTGCCCAGATCGGCGCGGCGCCTGTCGGAGAAGACGGCACCGCGAGCATCGACTGGGTTCCGTCGGCGGGAGGCGAACGCACGATCGATGCCAACTTCTCGGGGCGCAGCGGCGTGGCCCCGTCCAATGGGGCGATCCCCGTCACCGTGGCCGCTGCCGATCCGAGCGACGTGGCGACCACCACAACGCTGGATCCGATCGCGACCACACCCGTAGGGCAGCAGATCACGCTCAGGGCCGTGGTCAATGCGGGCATGGCCGGTGGGATAGTCAGTTTCTACGACGGCAACAACCTGATCGGCACCGCCCCGGTCCAGTCGGACGGCACGGCGACCCTTCCGTGGAACCCGACCACCGACGGAGAGCGCACTGTCCGCGCTGTCTTCTCCGGACATGGCGTCTACCTGTCCTCGCAGGGCACCAGGCAGGCGATCATCACGCCGCAGGTCGTGAACCCGGAGCCCGACCCGGACCCGGAGCCGACCGACCCGGCCACGGGCAGTCTCGGTTCGCTGACTGACTCTCTGGGTGGCGGCGCCGGCGGAGCCGGGGCCCTGAGCTCACTCGGGAGCTGA
- a CDS encoding beta strand repeat-containing protein, translating into METDYRVLCGAGSVLTGGAEFASVAGSYRGSMSLGPTVTVQRKATATSINQPQSVVIGQSTNLNATTDAPDGTTLEFIVDGSVVGSAPASGGAAAFSWTAGAPGSYEVQARTVETNTHGASSSSVVSAEVVKSDSTVSVGAASPAMAGSAVPLTATTTGIPDGEPVEFLVGGQSLGTADVDDGSATYTSWTPATAGDYTVQARYGGSATVAGSQSQQVGVTVIDPIQQTSTTLTADPTPVPGRPSTLTATVENGNDGDTVEFSNYGTVVGTGAVEDGVATFSWTPSTGQAGQPYRLTADYLGSGGYAASSSDPVSGTVGLVQTSASVVGAPATATVGEQLTLSASIAGGAAGQTIEFRDGDTILAAVTLPSSGVATAFWTPDATGEYNVTAHYPGTATTNPASSPTATTISVQARESAIELAAPSPVTVGQTSSLTAHTTGVPDGQSISFTVNGTEVDTAQVAGAQASIQWTPAVTGEYELRAEYAGSNDVGASQSNPVLVVVTSVETATSVVTASSNPVTGAAVTLTATVTGGTQGADVEFREGTTVLCNSQVGADGTAACSWTPGEIGDVAVTAHYPGNDTTSASESPASTTVQVGQGTVAAPTGLIATPAAPTTADVVTVSGQAPAGSRVYVYVDGGEECTVISGADGSFSCDLATLPVGGNQIKTVAELNGVPSQIVTLDVTVGMASSTMALSGPASVQPGQPAVLDLTTSGIADGQTVDILVDGDVVGQATVTGGAATYSWTPTETGEFEIRAGYAGSGTVSPVQSDALTITVDETATQISRVTAPTGATIGQPVTLTASVNGGAEGIGVVFRDGTTELCTGQLAADGTASCDWTPAVVGTVTVRAHYPGDATTGASQSVNATSISVGKTVSTVDLQATSPVEVGGSVTFTIITTGIADGQTVDIAVDGTVIGSPTVSAGQATFAWTAPATTGDLTATAAYAGTDTVAGSESDSETIEVGLAATSTSGVAASSGATAGEPVQLSATVTGGTQGVAVEFREGTTVLCTGQLATDGAVNCEWTPAAAGTVAVIAHYLGDDATGSSQSGAATSVTVAAAPDTEAPGAPIGISIAPQPATAGQTVTVTGSAEADSTVAVLVDGVEVCETTATGGMFMCAFDVAEAMDGHQVTVTATDEAGNTSGAAAGGELQVEPEAVDPTEPTITLTPVQPVAGQTVEIEVAGDAGEEVVIVSGGTEICRVTLNQDGTATCGWTPAAEGQTVLEVTVGDQTVTTAVTVRPVPGSGDDDDDDGSLDMGSLGGLFGGAGGSSGSSGSLSSLGG; encoded by the coding sequence ATGGAGACGGACTACCGCGTGCTGTGTGGCGCCGGAAGCGTCCTGACCGGGGGTGCGGAGTTCGCGTCAGTTGCCGGCTCGTACCGGGGTTCGATGTCGCTCGGCCCCACTGTCACTGTGCAGCGCAAAGCCACGGCGACGTCGATCAATCAACCCCAGTCTGTCGTCATCGGTCAGTCCACGAATCTGAATGCGACCACCGACGCCCCGGACGGAACCACCCTCGAGTTCATCGTCGATGGTTCCGTGGTCGGCTCTGCGCCGGCATCGGGAGGTGCCGCTGCATTCAGCTGGACAGCAGGAGCCCCAGGGTCCTATGAAGTCCAGGCGCGCACCGTTGAGACCAACACTCACGGCGCGTCGTCGTCCTCGGTCGTGTCCGCGGAAGTAGTCAAATCCGACTCGACGGTGTCCGTCGGTGCCGCCTCGCCCGCCATGGCGGGGTCCGCGGTCCCGCTGACCGCCACCACCACCGGCATCCCCGACGGCGAGCCCGTCGAATTCCTCGTGGGCGGGCAGTCGCTCGGTACCGCAGACGTTGACGATGGCTCGGCGACGTACACGTCATGGACGCCAGCCACGGCGGGTGACTACACCGTTCAGGCGAGGTACGGAGGCTCTGCCACGGTGGCCGGATCGCAATCCCAGCAGGTCGGCGTCACTGTGATCGACCCGATCCAACAGACGTCCACCACGTTGACCGCCGACCCGACCCCCGTGCCGGGCCGGCCCTCCACTCTTACTGCCACCGTGGAGAACGGCAACGACGGAGACACCGTCGAATTCTCGAACTACGGCACGGTGGTCGGCACCGGCGCCGTCGAGGACGGCGTCGCCACATTCAGCTGGACGCCGTCCACCGGGCAGGCCGGCCAGCCTTACAGGCTCACAGCCGACTACCTCGGTTCGGGTGGATACGCGGCCTCCTCCTCCGACCCCGTCTCCGGCACCGTGGGGCTCGTTCAGACATCCGCTTCCGTCGTCGGCGCGCCCGCTACGGCGACGGTGGGGGAGCAGTTGACGCTCAGCGCGAGCATCGCTGGTGGTGCCGCAGGCCAGACCATCGAGTTCCGTGACGGCGACACCATCCTGGCGGCTGTGACTCTCCCGAGCAGCGGCGTCGCCACCGCCTTCTGGACCCCCGACGCGACCGGTGAGTACAACGTGACCGCGCACTACCCGGGCACCGCCACCACGAATCCCGCGTCTTCGCCCACCGCCACCACCATCAGCGTCCAGGCCAGAGAGTCGGCCATCGAACTGGCGGCGCCGTCGCCGGTGACTGTTGGCCAGACCTCCTCGCTGACCGCTCACACCACGGGCGTCCCCGACGGCCAGAGCATCAGCTTCACGGTCAACGGCACCGAGGTCGATACCGCTCAGGTTGCCGGCGCGCAGGCCAGCATCCAGTGGACCCCGGCAGTCACCGGCGAGTACGAGCTCCGGGCCGAGTACGCCGGCTCGAACGATGTGGGCGCTTCGCAGTCGAATCCCGTTCTCGTCGTCGTCACCAGCGTCGAGACCGCGACCTCGGTCGTCACCGCGTCATCCAATCCGGTCACCGGCGCTGCGGTGACCCTCACGGCCACCGTCACCGGCGGCACCCAGGGCGCCGACGTGGAGTTCCGCGAGGGCACCACCGTGCTGTGCAACTCCCAGGTGGGGGCTGACGGCACCGCCGCGTGCTCGTGGACCCCGGGGGAGATCGGGGACGTCGCGGTGACAGCGCACTACCCCGGTAACGACACCACCTCCGCCTCAGAGTCCCCGGCTTCCACCACCGTGCAGGTCGGACAGGGCACGGTGGCCGCGCCCACCGGGCTCATCGCGACACCAGCGGCCCCGACCACCGCGGACGTCGTCACCGTTTCCGGTCAGGCACCCGCCGGCTCCAGGGTCTACGTTTATGTCGATGGCGGCGAGGAGTGCACGGTGATCTCCGGCGCCGATGGCTCGTTCTCCTGCGACCTGGCTACCCTGCCGGTCGGCGGGAATCAGATCAAGACGGTGGCCGAGCTCAACGGAGTGCCGTCCCAGATCGTCACCCTCGATGTCACGGTCGGCATGGCCTCGTCGACGATGGCGCTGTCCGGCCCCGCGTCGGTGCAGCCGGGCCAGCCCGCGGTGCTGGACCTGACCACGTCGGGGATCGCAGACGGCCAGACGGTGGACATCCTCGTAGACGGGGACGTCGTCGGCCAGGCCACGGTCACCGGCGGCGCGGCCACCTACTCGTGGACGCCCACCGAGACCGGTGAGTTCGAAATCAGGGCCGGCTACGCGGGCTCCGGCACGGTCTCGCCCGTCCAGTCCGATGCGCTGACCATCACGGTCGACGAGACCGCCACCCAGATCTCCAGGGTCACCGCGCCCACCGGGGCGACCATCGGGCAACCCGTCACCCTGACGGCCTCCGTCAACGGAGGCGCCGAGGGTATCGGCGTGGTGTTCCGCGACGGCACTACGGAACTGTGCACCGGCCAGCTCGCAGCTGACGGCACCGCCAGCTGCGACTGGACTCCGGCCGTCGTCGGAACGGTCACAGTGCGGGCGCACTACCCGGGCGATGCCACCACCGGCGCCTCACAGTCGGTCAACGCAACCAGCATTTCCGTGGGCAAGACGGTCTCGACAGTCGACCTGCAGGCCACCAGCCCGGTCGAGGTCGGCGGGTCGGTGACGTTCACCATCATCACCACCGGCATCGCTGACGGCCAGACCGTCGACATCGCCGTGGACGGCACGGTGATCGGCTCTCCGACCGTCAGTGCAGGCCAGGCCACCTTCGCCTGGACCGCGCCCGCGACGACGGGCGATCTCACCGCAACGGCCGCGTACGCGGGCACGGACACCGTCGCCGGATCGGAGTCCGACTCGGAGACCATCGAGGTCGGACTGGCCGCAACCTCGACCTCCGGCGTCGCGGCCTCGTCCGGGGCCACCGCCGGGGAGCCGGTGCAGTTGTCGGCCACCGTGACAGGTGGAACCCAGGGCGTAGCAGTCGAATTTCGCGAGGGCACGACGGTGCTGTGCACCGGCCAGCTCGCAACCGACGGCGCCGTCAACTGCGAGTGGACCCCGGCTGCGGCCGGAACAGTCGCTGTGATCGCGCACTATCTAGGCGACGACGCGACCGGATCATCGCAGTCGGGCGCGGCCACCTCCGTCACGGTCGCGGCGGCACCCGACACCGAGGCGCCCGGGGCGCCCATCGGGATCTCCATCGCGCCCCAACCGGCCACCGCCGGCCAGACGGTCACGGTGACGGGTTCGGCTGAGGCCGACTCGACGGTGGCGGTGCTTGTCGACGGCGTGGAGGTCTGCGAGACCACCGCGACGGGCGGCATGTTCATGTGCGCCTTTGATGTCGCCGAGGCCATGGACGGCCACCAAGTGACGGTGACCGCCACCGACGAGGCCGGAAACACCTCCGGCGCCGCCGCCGGTGGCGAGCTACAGGTCGAGCCCGAGGCCGTGGACCCGACCGAGCCCACCATCACCCTGACCCCGGTTCAGCCGGTGGCCGGGCAGACGGTCGAGATCGAGGTCGCCGGTGACGCGGGAGAGGAAGTCGTGATCGTCTCCGGCGGCACCGAGATATGCCGGGTCACCCTCAACCAGGACGGGACCGCCACCTGTGGCTGGACACCGGCCGCGGAGGGACAGACCGTCCTGGAGGTCACCGTGGGTGATCAGACCGTCACGACGGCGGTCACCGTCCGGCCCGTTCCCGGTAGCGGAGACGACGATGACGACGACGGCTCGCTCGACATGGGCTCCCTCGGGGGTCTGTTCGGCGGGGCCGGCGGCTCGTCAGGCTCATCCGGATCGCTGAGCTCGCTTGGGGGCTGA
- a CDS encoding crotonase/enoyl-CoA hydratase family protein produces the protein MTRVETPEDQHLLTERRGHVLIVTMNRPEARNALSGPMMRGMEAAWDLVDSDPDIRACILTGAGGYFCAGADLKAMNKDAPGDKFAGGGWDLTRLPALLKGRRLSKPLIAAVEGPAIAGGTEILQGTDIRVAGRSAKFGVSEARWGLYPLGGSAVRLVRQIPYTVAMEVLMTGRHLTAEEAERFGLIGHVVEDGTALDKALEIAELIAANGPLAVQGMIETIRRTEGMHEEEAFRVDAEVGGRVFASADAKEGPRAFAEKRRPEFRGE, from the coding sequence ATGACCCGCGTCGAGACGCCCGAGGACCAGCACCTGCTCACCGAGCGGCGCGGCCACGTCCTGATCGTCACCATGAACCGACCCGAGGCCCGCAACGCCCTGTCCGGCCCGATGATGCGCGGCATGGAGGCGGCATGGGACCTGGTGGACTCCGACCCGGACATCCGTGCGTGCATCCTCACCGGTGCGGGCGGGTACTTCTGCGCGGGCGCAGATCTCAAGGCAATGAACAAGGACGCTCCGGGCGACAAATTCGCGGGTGGGGGCTGGGACCTGACCCGTCTGCCCGCGCTGCTCAAGGGGCGCCGGCTGAGCAAGCCGCTCATCGCCGCGGTCGAGGGCCCGGCGATCGCCGGCGGGACCGAGATCCTGCAGGGCACCGACATCCGGGTCGCCGGTCGCTCCGCGAAGTTCGGCGTCTCCGAGGCCCGCTGGGGCCTGTACCCCCTCGGCGGCTCCGCGGTGCGGCTCGTGCGTCAGATCCCGTACACCGTCGCGATGGAGGTCCTCATGACGGGCCGCCACCTGACCGCCGAGGAGGCGGAGCGGTTCGGGCTGATCGGCCACGTGGTCGAGGACGGCACCGCCCTGGACAAGGCCCTGGAGATCGCCGAGCTCATCGCCGCGAACGGGCCCCTCGCGGTGCAGGGGATGATCGAGACCATCCGCCGCACCGAGGGCATGCACGAGGAGGAGGCCTTCCGCGTCGACGCCGAGGTCGGCGGTCGGGTCTTCGCCTCGGCCGATGCCAAGGAGGGCCCGCGCGCCTTCGCCGAGAAGCGCAGGCCCGAGTTCCGCGGAGAGTGA
- a CDS encoding aldehyde dehydrogenase family protein: MTRTPTARDLTLAQILERQQQAFLADPQPGAGIRRDRIQRLKHLVLDNAAELTEAIREDYGSRPETFSTITDIASSIPDLDHQRGYLAKWMRPTRVSRVLDAVGFTQQVRHDPKGVVGIIGPWNFPLYLTIVPAGSALAAGNRVMIRPSSVTAHTTEVLCRRAPEYFAVDELAVAGPEHGRGSDFSTLAFDHLFFTGSPGVGKSVARDAAENLTPVTLELGGKNPVVVDSSADLDRAARGIAASRMINGGQVCMCPDYVFVPQEELETFCDTVLDQWRRTLPAIVGNPEYTAIVNTSNYERIVGLIDDAVAKGAVRRDAAPAGEQLPDAGVRKIAPTLLTGVTPEMEIDSDEVFGPVLTVFGYRSLDEAVRYITERPSPLVLYWYGQKNSRFDTVADRTRSGNIYGNDFGIGMASPGIPFGGVGNSGMGGYHGHYGFRTFTHERAVAMHSYDVNVSQFMAPPFTAGKKRLASGYLGVMKARTRLGR; encoded by the coding sequence ATGACCAGAACCCCGACCGCCCGTGATCTCACGCTCGCCCAGATCCTCGAGCGGCAGCAGCAGGCGTTCCTCGCCGACCCGCAGCCCGGAGCCGGGATACGGCGGGATCGGATCCAGCGGCTCAAGCACCTCGTCCTGGACAACGCGGCCGAACTCACCGAGGCGATCCGCGAGGACTACGGCTCGCGGCCCGAGACGTTCTCCACGATCACCGACATCGCCTCGTCGATCCCGGACCTGGATCATCAGCGCGGGTACCTCGCCAAGTGGATGAGGCCGACGCGGGTCTCCCGGGTCCTCGACGCGGTGGGGTTCACCCAGCAGGTCCGCCACGATCCCAAGGGGGTCGTCGGGATCATCGGCCCCTGGAACTTCCCCCTGTATCTGACGATCGTCCCGGCCGGGTCGGCGCTCGCCGCGGGCAACAGGGTGATGATCCGGCCGTCGTCGGTCACCGCTCATACCACCGAGGTGCTCTGCAGGCGGGCTCCCGAGTACTTCGCCGTCGACGAACTGGCCGTCGCCGGACCCGAGCACGGGCGCGGCTCCGACTTCTCCACGCTTGCGTTCGACCACCTGTTCTTCACCGGCTCCCCGGGCGTCGGCAAGTCCGTCGCCAGGGACGCCGCGGAGAACCTCACCCCGGTCACCCTCGAACTGGGCGGCAAGAACCCCGTCGTGGTGGACTCCAGCGCCGACCTCGACCGCGCCGCGCGAGGCATCGCGGCATCCCGCATGATCAACGGCGGCCAGGTGTGCATGTGCCCGGACTACGTCTTCGTTCCCCAGGAAGAGCTGGAGACGTTCTGCGACACCGTCCTGGACCAGTGGCGCCGCACCCTGCCGGCCATCGTGGGCAACCCCGAGTACACCGCCATCGTCAACACGTCCAACTACGAGCGCATCGTCGGCCTGATCGACGACGCCGTGGCCAAGGGTGCAGTCAGGCGCGACGCCGCCCCGGCGGGGGAGCAGTTGCCGGACGCGGGCGTCCGCAAGATCGCACCCACCCTGCTCACCGGTGTGACCCCCGAGATGGAGATCGACTCGGACGAGGTGTTCGGGCCCGTGCTGACGGTCTTCGGTTACCGGAGCCTCGACGAGGCGGTCCGCTACATCACCGAGCGGCCCAGTCCGCTGGTCCTGTACTGGTACGGCCAGAAGAACAGCCGCTTCGACACCGTGGCCGACCGCACCCGCTCGGGAAACATCTACGGCAACGACTTCGGCATCGGGATGGCGTCTCCGGGCATCCCCTTCGGCGGGGTCGGCAACTCCGGGATGGGCGGCTACCACGGGCACTACGGATTCCGGACGTTCACCCACGAGCGGGCGGTCGCGATGCACTCCTATGACGTCAACGTCTCGCAGTTCATGGCGCCCCCGTTCACGGCGGGCAAGAAGAGGCTGGCCTCGGGGTACCTCGGGGTGATGAAGGCCCGGACCCGGCTGGGTCGCTAG
- a CDS encoding signal peptidase I has protein sequence MAMAEQSTTPTDTSRADRRDRVRELILNVGAVVGLVCIVVAALSMLLGVTPLVFRSGSMSPEIPTGSLALARSVPASEIAVGDVVSVDNQQGVRITHRVVDLAAAPADSGVVATLQGDANPVPDVSPYVFDHADRVFFHVPAIGYAVGWLTSPVAIFFGGALVGAVVVLAAGYGPAPRRAERPEDDDNFSSEAQEGHRA, from the coding sequence ATGGCGATGGCCGAGCAGTCGACCACCCCGACTGACACCTCCCGGGCGGACCGTCGTGATCGGGTCCGCGAGCTGATCCTCAACGTGGGGGCCGTGGTCGGACTCGTCTGCATCGTGGTCGCTGCGCTCTCGATGCTGCTCGGGGTGACCCCACTTGTCTTCCGGTCAGGTTCGATGTCGCCGGAGATCCCGACCGGGTCCCTGGCACTGGCCCGGTCGGTGCCGGCATCGGAGATCGCCGTAGGCGATGTGGTGAGTGTGGACAACCAGCAGGGAGTCCGCATCACCCATCGCGTGGTTGACCTGGCCGCAGCGCCGGCTGATAGCGGCGTCGTGGCGACCCTGCAGGGCGATGCCAACCCGGTCCCGGACGTATCGCCGTACGTGTTCGACCACGCAGATCGGGTGTTCTTTCACGTTCCGGCGATCGGATACGCGGTGGGTTGGCTGACGAGCCCTGTCGCGATCTTCTTCGGGGGCGCGCTCGTCGGCGCCGTGGTGGTCCTGGCGGCCGGGTACGGCCCAGCGCCGCGCCGGGCCGAACGACCAGAAGACGACGACAACTTCAGTTCCGAAGCTCAGGAGGGGCACCGTGCGTGA
- a CDS encoding SipW-dependent-type signal peptide-containing protein has product MTVGIVLGAGAVGTMAAWSDSATAVSGNFSAGEVEVVNLEINGDAPVHQFLTMNRSSVLRGQSAAGSLDVQNTGTADLTWSMSAGASGAQELTSVLTVGLYSGAGNNGFTCSGQQIGSTLAMSSSPTLATERPLASGASEEVCVQVTVRSDAGIAARFKIANPTFQFVAEGA; this is encoded by the coding sequence TTGACGGTCGGGATCGTTCTGGGCGCCGGCGCGGTCGGCACGATGGCGGCCTGGTCGGATTCGGCCACGGCGGTGAGTGGAAATTTCAGCGCCGGAGAAGTCGAGGTGGTGAACCTCGAAATCAATGGTGATGCCCCCGTCCATCAGTTCCTCACGATGAATCGCAGTAGCGTGCTCCGTGGCCAGAGTGCGGCGGGATCGCTCGACGTCCAAAACACCGGCACGGCCGATCTCACTTGGTCGATGTCCGCCGGGGCGAGCGGTGCGCAGGAGCTGACCAGCGTGCTGACGGTGGGTCTGTATTCCGGGGCGGGCAACAACGGCTTCACCTGTTCGGGTCAGCAGATCGGGTCGACGCTGGCGATGTCGTCGTCGCCGACCCTCGCGACCGAGAGGCCTCTCGCGAGCGGGGCGTCCGAAGAGGTGTGTGTGCAGGTGACGGTTCGATCCGATGCGGGAATCGCGGCCCGCTTCAAGATCGCGAATCCGACGTTCCAGTTCGTGGCAGAGGGGGCGTGA